AGATGATTGCTTCCGGGGCTTTTAGCGGAATGGTTAAATTCTTCCTGTGTATCTGTATCTTGTTTCTGTTAACTGCGACGATGTCGTTCCGGTTTCTGAAAGTATATAAGGAACAGAACGACCACACTGATCATATTCATCCGGAAGATGATAACCTTATGTTATAAATGATACGTCATGGAAAAGCACGACATTAACACCCGTGAGGATATTGAAAGGCTGGTGAATACTTTTTATGAAGGTGCCAGGAAAGATGACGTGATCGGATATATTTTTAATGACATTGCTAAAGTAGACTGGCCGGTACATCTTCCTGTCATGTATGATTTCTGGGAGAGCCTGTTGCTGGAAGGCACCTATAAAGGCAATGCCATGCAGCCTCATTTCCGTATCAATAAACTGGTACCATTGGAGACGGTTCATTTTCAGCGCTGGCTGCAGTTGTTTGAAGGTACGGTCCATGAATTATTCAGCGGAGAAATTGCTGAACTGGCTATTACGAGGGCCAGGTCGATCAGTGAGATCATGAATTTCAAAATGAATTCCATCAATCATCCTGAACAGGATAAGACAAAAATTCCGCTCGTTAACCCGGGCAAACAAAAAGAATAGCTTATGCAACCACTGGCAGAGCGGCTACGGCCAGCTACATTAGATGAGCTGGTAGGGCAGGAACACCTGACAGGAAAAGATAGTATACTCCGTAAAGCCATCGAACAGGGAAGAATTCCATCTATGATTTTATGGGGGCCTCCCGGCGTCGGTAAAACGACCATCGCCAATATTATTGCGCATACCCTCAACGTACCGTTCTACACGCTGAGTGCGATTTCTGCAGGTGTCAAAGAAGTAAGAGAAGTAATTGAAATGGCCCGCCGCCAACAACATGCGGTGCTGTTTATAGATGAAATACATCGGTTTAATAAATCGCAGCAGGATGCTTTGCTGGGTGCCGTAGAAAAAGGGATTATCACCCTGATAGGTGCCACCACAGAGAACCCGTCTTTTGAAGTAAATGCGGCGGTATTGTCGAGGAGCCAGGTATACGTGCTGAAACCGCTAGGCCCCGAGCAACTGATGCAGTTGCTGAAACAGGCCATGGAAAAAGATAAATGGCTGCAATCGAAAAATATCGAGTTAAAGGAAACAACTGCTTTATTTAATATTTCCGGCGGTGATGCCCGTAAACTCCTGAACCTGTTTGAGCTGGTAGCCGGAACTATCCAAACAGATCCTATCGTCATCACAGATGCGCAGGTAATGGATATTGCGCAGCAGCGGGTAGCCATCTACGATAAAAGTGGTGAGCAGCATTATGATATTATCTCAGCATTTATAAAATCTATTCGCGGGAGTGATCCTAATGCTGCCGTATATTACCTGGCGCGTATGATCGACGGCGGAGAAGATGTGAAATTTATTGCCAGAAGATTGGTGATTCTTGCTTCTGAAGATATTGGAAATGCCAATCCCAATGCATTGTTGCTGGCAACAAATTGTTTCCAGGCAGTTAACCTGATAGGGTATCCGGAGTCGAGAATTATTCTCTCACAGTGCGTGACTTATCTGGCTTCTTCAGCGAAAAGTAATGCTGCATATATGGCCATTAATTCAGCTCAGTCTATAGTAGCTAAAACCGGTGATCTGCCGGTGCCCATGCATATCAGGAACGCACCTACGAAACTGATGAAAGAAATGGGCTATAATAAAGGCTATCAGTATGCACATGATTATGAAAATAATTTTGTGTCACAGGAATTTCTGCCTGATGCCATCAAAGGGACGAAGTTTTATGATCCGGGGAAAAATCCGAGGGAAGATGAGTTGAGGAGATATCTGAAGCAGTTGTGGAAAGATAAGTACAATTACTAGTTTTCCCGCAAAGCCAGTGAAGGAAGGCCTTTGGGTTTCCTGCGGCGGAGTAGTAAAGACCTGTGTTTTGTTAAAAAAAGACGTGCCATACGGCACGTCTTTTTTTAATCTCTGTTCTTATCAAGAATAGTAAAATCGCAGGAAATCCGTTCTCCGTTTTCATCTACCAATGTAATAGTATGTTTGCCGGCTTTAGGCCGGAGTGCCATCTGATGGAATTCGACGGTAGTGCCCAGGAAATCATTGTCCAGTGTCCAGAAGATTTTGGCGGACGTATTCCGGTGCGTGGCTGTAAAGATAGCCTGACCGGCGTTTCCGTCGATTTCTACGGGAACGAATATGCGTGCATTAGGGCGTGGGTATATCAGTTCCATCGGTGCCTTTTCCTGTCCTAATGATGCCAGACAATCCGGCTTATAGGGAGGCAGTGCCTCATAATAGTTTTTACTTCTGTAATAATATTCCTGTGAAGGCGGCAGTATAAACCATGATTTATGTTGCATGTATTGCGGCGATTCGCAGGCTTCAGTTACGCGGTATTTCCCGGTTCTATCGAGGTGGACCAGCTGATGGTATGGGCAAACGCCGGCACGGATACCTGCCATGGGTACCAGTATGGAATCTTTTTCCTCGCAGAGTTCAGTAGCGCGGTAGCCACTTTTCCGGCATACTTCCACTTTTTTCATCAGATGGATGGGTTCTTCAAACCAGCCGTTGGTACGTAGCTGACGGAATACATCGAAGAGAATCGGTGCGGCGGTCTGGACTCCTATCAATCCTGGTCTGCCTTCTCCATCAGCATTTCCTACCCACACTCCTACTACAAATTGCGGTGTTACACCGATCGCCCATCCGTCTCTGAAGCCGAAGCTGGTGCCTGTTTTCCAGGCAATGCGCTGAGTAGAGGAGAATTGCTGCCATAGCAATTCTTCGCCAGGTCGCATGACTTCTGTCATGGCTTCAAAGGTCCACCAGATGGAGGCAGCGTCCAGTGGAGTGTTTTTACTCAGGCCGTGTTCTGAAGGTTGTACCGCGTCTTTTTTATAGTTAGGTGGATGGATATCATCCATATCATATTTTCCATTGTATTGTTGTACATGCAATAGCAAACGGGCCATACTGGCATACATCCCGCACATTTCCCAGAGTGTTGTTTCACCTCCGCCGAGGATCATGGATAAGCCGTAATGGTCGGAGGGCTTATTGAGTGTGGTGATTCCCATCTGTTTCAGTAACGTATGGAAACGTTCGTAGCGGTATATCTGGAGCATGCGAACGGCAGGGATATTGAGGGATCTTGCCAGTGCGCGGGAGGCCGGAACAGCGCCATCATAGCCCAGGTCGAAGTTTTGCGGTGAATAGCCGGCAATTTGCGTTGGAATATCTGGTATCAGCGTATGCGGGAGGATAAGCCCATCATGCAGCATGGCGGCGTATAGTACGGGCTTCAGTGTACTTCCCGGAGACCTTCTGGCCTGGATAATATCCACATGACTTTCCAGTTCGGAATCAGCGGGATTGTAGATATTTCCTACGTATGCGAGGGTGTTGCCTGTTTCCACATCGAGTACCAGCACAGCAGCGTTGTTAATGCCGTTGGCTCTATAAGTGGCGTGGTACCTGGTGGTGATGTCCGTTACATTGCGTTGCAGCGAGGCATCAAGTGTGCTTTGTATGCGTGTTTCGCCGGATTGTTTTTGCTGCTGATAGTCGCTTCTGAAGCGGTCGAGCAGGTGCGGCGCATATTGCGGCAGCGCAAGCGGCTGATCTGGTAATGGTTCCAGCTTAGCCAGTTCGTAAGTGGTTTTATCGATTGTTTTATTTTGCCAGAGTTTTTGCAGCAACTGATTACGTTTAGTCATTAACGTTTGTCTGTTGCGACCGGGGTGTACTAATGCCGGACTATTGGGTAATACGGCGAGAGCGGCCATTTCCCCCCAGGATAATTGTTCGGCTTTTCGGCCGTAATAGCGCCAGGAGGCGGCTTCGAGGCCAACAACGTTTCCCCCGAAAGGTGCATTGGCGGCGTATAAGGCGATGATTTTCTTTTTAGAGGCAGCGAATTCCAGTCTGGTAGCAAGTACTGCTTCGATGCATTTTTGCCAGATAGTACGTGGTTTATTTCTTGCGATACGTATCACCTGCATGGTTAGTGTACTGCCACCGCTGACTACTTTATGTCCGCTGAAGTTTTGTTTTACTGCGCGGGCCATAGCGATGGGATCTACGCCCCAGTGGTATCGGAAGCGTTTATCTTCGTAGGCGATAATACATTTAGCGAATTTATCAGGTACGTGTTCGCTGTAGGGGAAGCGCCATTGTCCGTCTGTGGCGATGGTAGCGTTCAGTAAGTCGCCGTTGCTATCTTCCAGTACAAAAGAAGTAGGACTGGTAAACAGTTGTCGTGGCAGGCAGCAATAATAGGCAATGAGGATGATGGTGCCGGCGATGAGCCACCACTTTCTTTTTTTACTCCACTTTTTAATTTGTTCCAGGGTCATGTGACTACAATGATAGTACATTTTGTGATCTGTTCATTATCATGTTTTGTAAGATGGTGATTGAATGAAATGAACAGTGCTGGTAATGTTTATTGTACTACATTTGACTTAATAGATTCCGCCACGCTACCCATTCAGATCAGCGTCCCACGGCGGAACATTTTTTTTTAATCACTTCCCATAATTCTCTCTCCAGATTTTTTCTCAGCAGATAATTGTAAAAATGATTTCATGTTGATATCAGCAGATTCATGCTGCGTATTTGTGTGTTGTTTTTAGCCTGTATTTCTCATAAAGGATTTTATAAGTGATCTGTTCATTATCAGGTTTTTTGATGAAATCCCTGAATGAAAATGAACAGGGTTTGTATTGTCTAACGCTATAAATTGCATGCAATGATTTGATGCATCATCATTGTTTGAATGAATTTTTTTTATAACCTTGAAAAATATTTTATGATTAAATCAGATTTATTGTTTTGCTATTATATAGATGGGTAGCGGGTTGCGTCAGGTATCGCAGATTTTATATGATAACGATTTTGTTAAATTGTATTATCATTTTGTTTGTCATCCTGTCATTCTAATAATTCATTTTTAATCTGAAAAATAATTTGGTGAGAATTGTTATTTTTTATGAAAATGAATTTGGCTGGTAAAATATTTTAAGTTAATTTTGAATTGACAGATCTCGCCACGCTACCCATTCAGATCAGCGTCCCACGGCGAGACATTTTTTTATATGATCTCCTCATATAATAAGCCCGCAACAACCATATCTGAACAAATTATTCTCCTTAAGCGTCGTGGTCTTCTAATAGAGAATGTAACTTTAGCAGAAGAGTATTTGACCCACGTAGGTTTTTTCAGATTAGCCGATTTCTGGCAAGTATTACAACGTGATACAACGAATAATATTTTCATTAAGGGAACTAAATTCAATTCTGTAGTAGAGCTATATAATTTTGATAGGGGGTTAAGATTATTGTTACTCGATGCTATTGAACGAATAGAGATTTCTTTACGTGCGAGTATTACAGACACAATGTCTTTGGCCTATGGAGGGCAATGGTATAGTGATCCAAGGAATGCTGAAGATGTAGACCGATTTAATGATAATATGGATTTTATTAAATCGGAATTGGAACGAAACACTGAGGAATTTTTAACAATTCATACCAGACGATACGGAACAGCGGAATATCCACCCGCTTGGAAAATTGTACAGGTACTAAGTTTTGGTACTCTTTCCAAACTGTACAGAAATATTGCCAGGAAATTGCCAGAGAAAAAAATAATAGCTATAAAATTCGGCTTGCCAACATATGTTTGGTTAGATAATTGGCTTATGGTAGTCTCTGCATTGAGAAATCATTGTGCTCATCATAACCGTTTATGTTACCGTTGGTTTGTTTTTATTCCCAAAGAATTAACTAAGGCCAATAATTACTGGATAAAGAAATATCCTGAAGGATTGGGTAAACGTTACTTATATACTCAGTTATGTACAGTGAAATACTTGCTTGATCGTTGTGGATATAATGATTTTAGCGAACGGCTAAAGTACTTAATTGAAAAATCTCCAAATGTTCCATTACAAAAAATGGGCTTCCTTCCCGGCTGGGAAAACGAAGACCTGTGGAAATAATACAGCTCATATTAAAATCACATAACAAATAAGGCCGTCTCTACTCACTAGAGACGGCCTTGCTATTTAACGTTATCTTTCTCCTACTTCGTCACTTCTACCCATTTACCCGGCGCAAATGCATGAATGGTATTATCATACATTGCTTCTGTAGTAGTTGCCGGCAGATAGAACCTTCCCAGGTAAGCTGCATTCAGCAATACATTATAAGTACGGGTTTTATTTTCTTCAATATTGAAGTAGGTATAAACTCTGTCGTCACGTATATCCATAAACGTAGCCGGTGAAGAGTGATTTGCGCTGTCATTGCCCATCAGGCGGGTATTCAGGATCTCCCATCCGGAAGGGAATATCTGTGAAAGCGCCATTTGTTCATAGTAGCCGCGTTTGCCCGGATTACGGATGGTTACTGATGCAACGAAGTCCTCCCCTTGTTTCAGTTTGGTAGGATCAATTGCATGTCCTTCCCTGGTGAGGTACTGCACTTTCATGTCGAGTATATCAGGGTTGTTGGTAGCCACCGGTTCCTGGCCTGCTTCCGGTTGTCCACGAAGGATGACACGGATATACAGCAGGTTGTTGCCGTTGTTATTGATCGTGATGTTACCTGCAGTATTTGCTGTCAAAGGAATCTGTGAAACAAAGGAGCTACTGTTTACCGTACCTTTTGTACCGTTGATGGTATAGCTGAAGTTCATCTTGCTGCTTCCTTTATTAACACCACAATATTTGGCAATTGCTATCAGTGAGTAAGCCGTTGTTTGCGTGCTGTACCAAGCGTTATCTTGCGCGAGGTTGGCTGCAATCTCTTTCACCAGTGCAGTGGCTCTGGTATTCTGACCTAATACTGCCTCTGTTTCCAGGATCATTGCCTTATCCCTCAGATCGGAACCAAACGTTCCTCCCAGCTGGTTATAAGCTTTTACTTCAGTGCCCAGGTTTTGTGTGAGACTGTTAGCGACTTCTGGCTGACCAGCCAGTTTGTAGGCTGCTGCCAGCCGCCATTTTGCAGGTACAGAAAGGTATTTGAATTCTTTCAGTCTGTTCATGGCGCCCAGCTCAGGCACTTTTGCCAATGCCAGCAGGTATAAACGATATGCCTGTGTAAGATCCGCACCATAGAAATTGGTGGAATTCGGCGACCATGTATTGGCTTTGTTTTTCTGGTATTTCTTCCAGCCATCCAGTAAGCCTGCAGGAATGGAATAACCACGCGACTGTGCTTCTACGAGGAAATGTCCGCCGTAGTTGGTGCCCCATTCGTCCGACTTAGGCTCTCCCGGCCAATAAGCGAAGCCGCCATCGGAGGTCTGGAAGGAGCGCAGTTTATTGATACCTGCTTTCACATTTCGATCTATCTCAGCCACCTGGCTGTCTTTCAGGTCCATCAGCTGGTTTAATACCAGTTGCGGGAACACACCGGAAGTGGTTTGTTCGATACAGCCATGTGGATAACCTATCAGCCATTCCAGGCGTTTGCCCAGGTTGAGACTAGGAATAGTGCTTACTTCCAGTACGCCGGTATTGGTGCCGGCCATGCCTACAGGGGCATAGCTGCTGCTCCATCCTTTCACGGCTTCCAGCGTGTATTCGCTAACGTTAGTGACGTACGGGTTCGGATTGCGTACCTGTAATTCGACGTTATCTTCAGCCACTTCGCGGCCACTGTTGGCGGTTACTTTGATTTTCGCAACGCCTGTCTGTGGTTTCACTTTCACATCGAAGTATACGATCTGTTCACCAGGAACAGGGAAGTTGACAGTTTTTGTACGATCACCAACAATTTCCAGCAGCGGGCTGGTACTCAGGGTCACGGTAGCGCTGCGAACGCTTGGCTCCAGGCCGAATACGGTTACCGGCAGCTGCATTGTTTCAGAAGGGCCTAATACACGAGGTGCGGAGGTAAGCAGCATCAAAGGTTTCTTCACGGAAACCACTTTGTCTGCCTGCCCGTAGGCGCCGTCTTGTCCGGCTACTACCATGGCTTTAACGGAACCGATATATGGTGGCAGTTTGAAATTATGTGTCTGTTTCTGACCGGATTTCAGGTAGAATGGCCCCATGAATTTAACAACAGGCTTAAAGCGGTTTGCTTTGGCTGCGCCGGCATTTCTGTTGAGGCCTTCGTCACCACCGATGCTGAGGATGCGGTCCATGTCTACGCCCCATGCGCCGATCACAAAGTCGAAGAGATCCCATGTTTTTACGCCCAGCGCTTCGCGTGCATAGAAAGAGCTGTGTGGATCAGGTGTTTTAAACCTGGTCAGGTCCAATAAGCCTTCATCAACAATGGCCACGGTATAGGTCATCGCTTTACCACTGGCTTCACTTACGGTGATGCTGGCGTCGGATTCCGGTTTCAGCTTATCAGGCATGCTGATCACTGGTTTCAGGATGGTTTCAGGATCTTCCACGATGATAGGAATAGTACCGTACATGCGTATTGGAAGGTCGTTGATCGTTTGTGCGTGCGGTTGCAGCAGACTAACGTTCACGTATATATTAGGCGCCATATTTTTGGCTGCCTTGAATTTATAGGTAGTCTGCCCTTTTTTGGTGGTGATCCAGGAGGTCTGCAATACTTTACTGCCTGATTCAATGCTGATGAGGCCACGGCCACCTTCACTGCTTGGAATGGTGAGGGTGATATCTTCACCTGTTTTGTAGGTGGTTTTATCGGAGGTAAATACCAGCATGGAAGCTTCTGCAGGGTTTTCTTTCTGCACGCGCTCTGCCCATCCCGGATAATCGATATACACCGCTTTACCGGCTGTGTGGCCACTCTGGAGGTCTTTCACACGGATGAGGTAACGGCCCCATTCAGGTGAATTGACGCGAAGTGCCCATTTACCTTTACCATTCTGTAGGGTAACGGTTTCTTTGGATATCAGCTGGTTATAGCTATCCTGTGTGAAGTTGGAGTAATCGTCGTTGTCACCACCATCCCACCACCATCTCCAGCGGATTTTATATAGTTCTACCTGTACCTGCCTGCTACCACCGACATAATTTCCTTTATCATCAACATCTACCAGGTCTACCATATGTGGCTGATCTGTCAGCAACATGCCGGTCATTCTATCGCCTTGCGGGATACGTAACCCTGCATAGGAGGTGTATGGATTGTATGGCAGTGAGAAATTATCGATGCTGAAATCGCCGCCCGGCTCAAATACCTTCACTTCGAAGTTGGCTTTCAGCTGGCCAGGGGCCGGCTTACCCAACTGAATGTTGGCATTGACAGGTGCAGTGCCATTATCGCTGAGGGCTCCCTCGAAGATGGTTTTATCTTCCGCTTCAAATTTGGTAACAGGATCGTCGAAGCTGAAGTCGTTAAAGCCTTTGAAGCTTGTTTTCTGTTGCGACAACGATACATCCACTTTAGCTTTGAGGTGTTGTGCTGTAGCGCCAAACAGCCACATTGCGGATAAGGTACCTTGTGTACCGGCCTTGGATAAGGAGTTGCCCGGACCGAAATCCATTTTTATTTTCAGGCGGTTAGGCTTTACGGTTTCTACGCGTACATTTTTGGTAAAGGTGGCGCCACCTACTTTTACTTTTGCCAGCCAGCTACCGGTGATATCATCTGCCTGGGTAGCAGTCGCGAAGCTATAGAAGCCATTCAGACTGCTGTTGGAATTGATACGTTTGTAGAGCTGTCCTTTAGGGTTATAGAGCTCCATGGTTACCGGCATGTCTGCTGGTAATTTCTTCTCTTTATCTTCCAGGATAAATGTCAGATAAATACTATCTCCCGGACGCCATACGCCACGTTCTCCATACAGGAACCCTTTAATACCCTGTTGTACTTCCTCGCCCTGTACATCAAAACGACTCAGCGGTAAGGAACTTCCATCATCTAATTTGAGGTAGCCGCGTTCGGTGCCTTTCTTCGCTACGAGCAGGTATGGCTTGCGTTTCAGGTCGAAAGTAGCCAGGCCATCGCCATCACTCTTGGTTTTGAAGATCACCTGGTTCTGGTAGTCCAGCAGTTCCAGCTCTACGGCCATTAAAGGCTTGGTATCGCGGATATCGGTAACGGCAACGAGCATACTATTGTCGTTACCGCGTTTTGCGGTCAGGCCGATATTGGAAGAAATGACGTTACGGGATACCCATCTGTCCCTGTTATAGTAGGAGCTTGTACAAGGATCGTCTTTCTCGTTCCAGTTGAAGCCCATCGGGTAATAGTTGTCATATCTCTTCCAGAAATCATCATCCTCATCAATTTTCTCCCCATAGTAATCATTGTCATCGTCTGAAAAATCTTCTTCTCCGGTGCTGCCAGTATTGGGTACTGCTTCTTTCTCCACTTTGCAGGACGACAGCGCATAGGCTCTTCTGAAGCCAATGGTGATGCGATAGATTGCCCCTGGTTCTGTGCGGATCAGCTGGTCCAGGTCCAGGAAGAACCGGTTCTTTTTATGAAGATTGAGTGACTTGTCGTTATCAAGGCGAATGGTTTTTTCTACCACGGGTTTTCCTACGCGACGAATTTCTTCCGAACCGTTGAGGTCGTTTCTTTGCAGGTATTGCGGGATATTATTTTCATAAATTTTGATGATGGTAACATCTACTGCTTTCAGATTTACCGCTTCAAAAGGCATGACCATTTTGTTGCTTTCCGGCAGTATCACACCTTTTCCAGGAATTTCCACAGAAGGAAGTGTGTTCTCAAAATTGACATTCGATGTATATGTCTTACCTAGTTTTCTATCTACAATATTCAGAATACCCTCGTTAATCACCACACTGTAATTACCTTCCAGTCTGTTCGGTGCATACACTTTTACCTCACTGCCGTCGATGCTGTAACGGAGGTCGGACTGGCCACTGATGCTGATCAGGCCTTCCAGCGACTGCGCCATGCTGATAGGATCGGAGAACTGTACCAGCAGGTGTTGTTCCGGATCGGATTCAGCTTTGACGTCCAGTACTTTGAAATCGCCGATGGCAGGAACTTCGATTTCCTGTTTGCCGTCGTTGCTAATATTCAGTGGCGCTCCGGACCATTGCAATGTTAGGGTGTTGGCCGAATTTCCCTGTTGGATATTAGCTACAGTAAATCTGGAAAGATGTTCTACCGGGCTATGCTGCCAGGTGATGGGCAGTGATTTTCCCTGATAGTTAGCAGTCATAATCTTCTCTATGGACTGCGGTTGTTCAGCGTCAGCGGTATTGATCACACCGGTGAAAACCATTTTGTCCATGGAGTTCTGATCGGCAGATTTAAGGCCGTTCAGGTCTACGGTAAATGAAGGCTGGATGACTTTGAAATCAAAATCAAATGTTTTGAGTTCTGTAGGTACATCCATCACTTTGCCCAGCTTGAACGAGGCTTTGTATTGTTTGCCCGGTTGCAGGTTTTCATCTGGCCGGAACTCAATAGTAGTGGCATCTACCCAGTACGTTTTCCCTTTTATGGAAGGGGAAAAGTCGAATACCTGCTTGTCCAGCGGCTCGTTTTGTGTATGTGTTACGTTGGCCTGTCCGGCGAGATGTACGCGGATAGCGCTTTGTTTTGAAATGATACCGGCCGTATAGGCTTCGATATATTTATCAAATTTCGCTGTGTCCTGTTTAGTAGTATGACAACTGCTAAACATCCACAACACTGCTACACAAAATAAGGATGCCAGAACAGCATAACGTATTTTTGGGAACATTAGGAAAGTATTATGGTGATTAACTTTATTGGGCACGAATATAAGATTATATTACTTGCCCCTTACTTAGCCGGATGAATTTATTCACTGCTGCCGGCAATTCTTCTTCGTAGTGCGTAACATATACCATCGTTACCGGCATGTGTTCACACAGTTGCTCTATGACCTGTTTGAAGTGTAATTTCTGTTGAGCATCAAGGCCTTGACATGGTTCATCAAATATCAGTAGTGGCGGGTTTTTTACCAGCGCACGGGCCAGTAGCGTCAGGCGTTGTGAGCTTTCAGGTATCTGCTTGAAAGGTTGGTTTGCAAACTGACTGATTCCCAGTATATCCATCCACGTTAGTGCGATGTTGCGTTGCTCTTCAGTAGCGGGTTTTGTGCTGCCGATGATATCTGAAAAGCCGGAGCAGACTACTTGCAGACAATGCTCTCTCGCACCAAAATACTGATGTAACTCAGGGCTTACGAAGCCTATTTTTTTCTTGATATCCCAGATACTTTCTCCGCTACCTCTTCTTCTATCGAACAGCCATAATTTATTCGCATATGCCTGTGGGTTATCACCATTAACCAGGCTGAGTAAGGTTGATTTTCCTGCACCGTTATGGCCCAGGAGTGCCCATTTCTCGTTTTGTCTGACTGTCCAGTTGATATCTTTCAGAATAACGTTTTCGCCATATTTGATGTTGATATTTTCCATGCGGATAATATCTTCAAAAACAAATTCTTGTCTGTTGGCCACCAGTGCGGCAATTTTTCCTGCCTCCAGTTTGGGTAATTCCGGCTTTACTTCCTGTGCTACCGGCAACCGGAGGTATTCTTCGCGGGTATATCTTCCTGTAATCTTACCATTATCCAATGTAAGCACGTGGGTAATATGTTCCGGTATTTCCTGCGGAGATGTGGATAACAGCACGGTGGTACCAGTGGCAATGATTTCATTTACCATGGCGGTGAAATCTTTGCGTGTTTGCACATCCAGTCCGATGTAGGGATTATCCAGCATCAGCAACTGTGGCTGTTTCAGCAAAGCCGCTGCGATCATTACCCTGCGGGTTTCGCCGTTGGAGAGCTTGATCAGGCGTTTGGCCAGCAATGGGCCTATTTTCAATGGTTCCAGCAGGGCGGGAATATCCGTAATGCCCAGGTGTTCCTGAACGGTAGGCGAATTGTCGGCGTCCATGCTGTTAAAGCGCTGCTGGTAATAGAAATCGGTCGTTGTGTTGGAATTATTTTTAAAGGTATGATGATGACCTACATAGGCTATCAGGTTACGATAATTGAAATAGGGATCAGTGACCGTGTTATGCTGACGCCAGTTATCGTAAAAATAATAATGGATGCTGCCATTGATGATATTAAACTTACCAAGTATGGTGTTTAAGAGGGCTGTTTTCCCGGAACCACTGGGGCCGGTGATGGCCCATTGTTCGTTGGGTTGTATTTC
This window of the Chitinophaga sp. Cy-1792 genome carries:
- a CDS encoding alpha-2-macroglobulin, which produces MFPKIRYAVLASLFCVAVLWMFSSCHTTKQDTAKFDKYIEAYTAGIISKQSAIRVHLAGQANVTHTQNEPLDKQVFDFSPSIKGKTYWVDATTIEFRPDENLQPGKQYKASFKLGKVMDVPTELKTFDFDFKVIQPSFTVDLNGLKSADQNSMDKMVFTGVINTADAEQPQSIEKIMTANYQGKSLPITWQHSPVEHLSRFTVANIQQGNSANTLTLQWSGAPLNISNDGKQEIEVPAIGDFKVLDVKAESDPEQHLLVQFSDPISMAQSLEGLISISGQSDLRYSIDGSEVKVYAPNRLEGNYSVVINEGILNIVDRKLGKTYTSNVNFENTLPSVEIPGKGVILPESNKMVMPFEAVNLKAVDVTIIKIYENNIPQYLQRNDLNGSEEIRRVGKPVVEKTIRLDNDKSLNLHKKNRFFLDLDQLIRTEPGAIYRITIGFRRAYALSSCKVEKEAVPNTGSTGEEDFSDDDNDYYGEKIDEDDDFWKRYDNYYPMGFNWNEKDDPCTSSYYNRDRWVSRNVISSNIGLTAKRGNDNSMLVAVTDIRDTKPLMAVELELLDYQNQVIFKTKSDGDGLATFDLKRKPYLLVAKKGTERGYLKLDDGSSLPLSRFDVQGEEVQQGIKGFLYGERGVWRPGDSIYLTFILEDKEKKLPADMPVTMELYNPKGQLYKRINSNSSLNGFYSFATATQADDITGSWLAKVKVGGATFTKNVRVETVKPNRLKIKMDFGPGNSLSKAGTQGTLSAMWLFGATAQHLKAKVDVSLSQQKTSFKGFNDFSFDDPVTKFEAEDKTIFEGALSDNGTAPVNANIQLGKPAPGQLKANFEVKVFEPGGDFSIDNFSLPYNPYTSYAGLRIPQGDRMTGMLLTDQPHMVDLVDVDDKGNYVGGSRQVQVELYKIRWRWWWDGGDNDDYSNFTQDSYNQLISKETVTLQNGKGKWALRVNSPEWGRYLIRVKDLQSGHTAGKAVYIDYPGWAERVQKENPAEASMLVFTSDKTTYKTGEDITLTIPSSEGGRGLISIESGSKVLQTSWITTKKGQTTYKFKAAKNMAPNIYVNVSLLQPHAQTINDLPIRMYGTIPIIVEDPETILKPVISMPDKLKPESDASITVSEASGKAMTYTVAIVDEGLLDLTRFKTPDPHSSFYAREALGVKTWDLFDFVIGAWGVDMDRILSIGGDEGLNRNAGAAKANRFKPVVKFMGPFYLKSGQKQTHNFKLPPYIGSVKAMVVAGQDGAYGQADKVVSVKKPLMLLTSAPRVLGPSETMQLPVTVFGLEPSVRSATVTLSTSPLLEIVGDRTKTVNFPVPGEQIVYFDVKVKPQTGVAKIKVTANSGREVAEDNVELQVRNPNPYVTNVSEYTLEAVKGWSSSYAPVGMAGTNTGVLEVSTIPSLNLGKRLEWLIGYPHGCIEQTTSGVFPQLVLNQLMDLKDSQVAEIDRNVKAGINKLRSFQTSDGGFAYWPGEPKSDEWGTNYGGHFLVEAQSRGYSIPAGLLDGWKKYQKNKANTWSPNSTNFYGADLTQAYRLYLLALAKVPELGAMNRLKEFKYLSVPAKWRLAAAYKLAGQPEVANSLTQNLGTEVKAYNQLGGTFGSDLRDKAMILETEAVLGQNTRATALVKEIAANLAQDNAWYSTQTTAYSLIAIAKYCGVNKGSSKMNFSYTINGTKGTVNSSSFVSQIPLTANTAGNITINNNGNNLLYIRVILRGQPEAGQEPVATNNPDILDMKVQYLTREGHAIDPTKLKQGEDFVASVTIRNPGKRGYYEQMALSQIFPSGWEILNTRLMGNDSANHSSPATFMDIRDDRVYTYFNIEENKTRTYNVLLNAAYLGRFYLPATTTEAMYDNTIHAFAPGKWVEVTK
- a CDS encoding ATP-binding cassette domain-containing protein, with protein sequence MGTSINPFLSLEHITVRFLDKTLFDGLSWEIQPNEQWAITGPSGSGKTALLNTILGKFNIINGSIHYYFYDNWRQHNTVTDPYFNYRNLIAYVGHHHTFKNNSNTTTDFYYQQRFNSMDADNSPTVQEHLGITDIPALLEPLKIGPLLAKRLIKLSNGETRRVMIAAALLKQPQLLMLDNPYIGLDVQTRKDFTAMVNEIIATGTTVLLSTSPQEIPEHITHVLTLDNGKITGRYTREEYLRLPVAQEVKPELPKLEAGKIAALVANRQEFVFEDIIRMENINIKYGENVILKDINWTVRQNEKWALLGHNGAGKSTLLSLVNGDNPQAYANKLWLFDRRRGSGESIWDIKKKIGFVSPELHQYFGAREHCLQVVCSGFSDIIGSTKPATEEQRNIALTWMDILGISQFANQPFKQIPESSQRLTLLARALVKNPPLLIFDEPCQGLDAQQKLHFKQVIEQLCEHMPVTMVYVTHYEEELPAAVNKFIRLSKGQVI